agactcatgaaatgcaacctaaatataaatgcaactatatgctaaaatgattttatctacttggttaaaagtaaacaagttctccaagacaaatacaaaccaatttccaccAATCTAAATcgtacaataaaagacaagtaaacttgtaagaagatagctcatgaaagcagggaacatagaattaagcattgaaccctcactggtagtgtatatcattctaactctcaagtgtctaaggtcaatcactctactcttccctagtcaaTGTTTCTAAACTTTGtccttcatctaaccaatcaacaaatatttagtataccaatgcaaacatcatgaggtcttttcaaggttgtaatggggctgaggtaaaggtagggatatatatatatagtgagctaacaaagtgaatccttgattagtctaagatctcacctaacatatacatacattctatgtaattctaaaatcatacctagctacccataattcccacttttgtatcacatactcatgtaccaaattttttttatgtttctttacttttatcacatgtgcattgatcttttcttatttatttacttttttttgaatcataaaagcaaacatagcttatcaatgcacatggtttttccattatttttctattttgtttttcatgagtTGGTTCCCAAATTTCCAATTTTCATAATTAGAaatatgatacattcccttattaacctatgttcccacagttttctcacacttagttgatgcacaatctctatcttaagctaaccaaagattcaatttggggttattaatttatttttctgcttaaggctagtgatgtggttatagaaaagaagaggattaaaaaggctcaaagtggctaacaaaggtaattgaaagggtaggctatttgggataagtgagctaataaaataatggcctcaatcatatgcaagcatgtaaatatgcTAAACATTGGatatatagaatgaaacaaagtaaagatcgcaatcataaagaagaaaacacacaagaataaaaatttatggttaaataatgtaaccatataaataagctcaaaatctcacgggttgtgtgttcttagctttttaaactatgttccaaatacaacttcaaacaagttcaacacaaaagttttgatttaaattagtgaaatttttcaaaaataggatcttaaaaagaaacttattattttaaccaagcagtggctaaatacataaaatcaaacaatcatgcaatgaaacatgcaaatgcaacaatgtactaaataaaataaaatattggtgttgcgaagaaaataactaacccatgagatcggtatcgacctccccatacttaaagattgcaccgtcctcggtgcatgctaagatgtgcaggtggacgggttgcgaGCTATAACTGCTGCTCTTTCTCTAAAGATTGTGTAGACGGACTTGCTTGTCTccccattaagaagcttttcctctcccttcgtggtggccatcctggaagaagagggaaaagaagaaaagtaacccaaaaataaagaaaagaattacAGTATggatgggttaatgccaaataatgagggtctcaattacatggtagctacaacatgcaagtgagaaaacagtagaagcacatggcaaatcaagagtgcaaaaaaaaatttgcaacaatgggaagagagtgggtaaggagagataatataaattcatgtcaatgcaaaagtaatacaggtataaaagattggtattgatttaaataatattacctaaccagaataaaacaagtcactaagcacctaaaataattcaagagaagatgcaacagttaaataagaaaattcaacaccaaaggaaaaataatgaatttagaaaagaaaataaaaatatgcaccaaattaaaatgcaaagaatgaaagtatgcaattaaattaaataaaatgggatgaaagtgaaaaaaaatgagaagttaaagagataaagtaagaaagaaagaagaaagaagaaaagatagaagagattaggattagaaaagaaaagataagataattggcgctgatctggataagttgtgcgacgcaggCGACGCAGacacgtgagtgacgcggacgcgtgggtcacgcgatcgcgtggcctgatttgtgcgattggcacaaGTGCAGCCTTGCGGtaacgcaactctctgttttaaactCATATTGCCAAATTttggggtgacgcgttcgcgtggttgacgGGATcacgtggatggccatttttgaaaaacaacgcggccgcgtgggaaacgcgttcgcgtgggagggcttgggcttccagcacgagtccagtcccattccagcccaacatattgccatacacccctttacgttgattttacagagccacgctttcgcgtgggtaacgcggacgcgtggggaggctatttcgcaaacgacgcgaatgcgtcagcgacgcagtcgcgtgggcatatttgtgcctgaggcacgcctccagccacgctttcgcgtgactttctattcacttttcttttcttcctaatgcacttgtgacgcggacgcgtcagcgacgcttacgcgtcgcgtgcatttttttttaaatgcaaaatgcagaatgcagtatgcagatgttatgaataattccaggttcaatgaaataaaataaaattaaaaaataaacaaaactaaataaaattatagttgaaaaaggaacgatcataccatggtgggttgtctcccacctagcacttttagttaaaatccttaagttggacatttggtgagctccttgtcatggcggtttgtgcttgaactcatccaggaatctccaccaatgtttgtaattccaatggcctccgggatcccaaactaggcgcagaaagccttcaagcaagttaaagcaagtgacaaggtcccaagagtgttgattgctagaatgaattccggggtcccaaactttgcttttacacccgtcttcttgttgatcattagtgttccaaccgggtggcaggcaatctgaattctcactaaagcggtcaaacaacttcctagacccattcagttgagctttacaccaacctttgcatttaaactttgagctttccaccatattgaatcttgcatgacgactcctaccactaaccatctccctcttactcttaaagccacaaagagctctaagctgaccatctgtttcaagcaaagcatattcaagtgagctaattaagcttagagatgagagatttacccacttgaaaatgaagggatggatgatgatggctttgggggagaggtctccagcaaccttggcaaggtgatttccagctccattcccttgggctcttctttgacaactttcaccactttgcaagcttcttcaatttcaacctcttcctcttggtagatttctttcaattcaatctcttcttcattacttaccaagggcataggaggttgttcttcttcttcttgaatctccatctcaagtccaatgggagaggattcaattgtagataagaattcactaatgattgaatccatctcttgatcatccccttcaaagtcttcaaccatgatatgctttggaggttgtacaccctcctcaacatcaatttcaaactccttagaagggggctctatgacttgagtttcccatggaggttccgtatctcccaagtcttcaactacttcttcctcttcaacgatcacggcttcctccaattgttccaatacaaagtcgtgCTGCTTactgtccaccgaagtttctagtgtctccttcatgctacgttcttcagtagattctccacatgaaaccgtgggggttccttgagtgctcagatgttgagaagctaattgatttactacctcggttaaggcagtcgcTAATTCCAGTACATCCCTTTttatcttcgcttgcccttgaaaaagaccacgaaggatgtcatccattggagattaggGTGGATATAAGGGtttattattttggagaaagggttcataataggaaggtggttcttcttgataaggatatggagatggtgaatattgaggtggtggttctaggtgtggttcatatggtggtgtttggtggtaaggggcttgtgactatggtggttcaaaattacgTGGAGGAGGAGGTTCAGAGGCATtttgtggtgggtgttgattgtcacgaaaaggtccaccataaccattgtcttggtgcgcatcatagaatggttgttgatagtgcctaggaggtggttgtcgccaagagggttgatcaaattcttgtggctcctcccatctttgattgtctcaTCCATGAcccaagctttcattgtaatctcctcttcttGTAACATTATTGTGACCAAACTCATAGTCAAAGGGGTGGAAATTCAtaatagctaataaaaattaaaaacaaataaacaggtaaaaggaaaatatttacaataaccaataataaggcacacgtttgcaattcctcggcaacggcgccattttgacgatcgttTTCTTAGctggtaaagaaattttataaaattaatcgcgttgtaagtatagcttctaaaccaacaaagtcctttcatacaaaagttttggttgtcacaagtaacaaaccccttaataaattgataaccgaagtatttaaacttcgggtcgtcttctcaaggaattgcagggaggtgttcttattattggttatgcaagggtatattttggggtttttaaaaggtttgaacaaggaaataaattgctaagaaaaataaattaataattaataagactcttggcaaggtatgagaattggaattcctatcctaggtatccttatcaggtgtgatgagaattgggttttaatcccacttagtcagCCTTTACttaacaagggaaggtcaagtgtaCTAATTAGCTTGATGCTCAAGTCCTATCAATTAaatccaagaatataaaaagctaaataaaaatcataaatctgaaatacttcaaattgtattaaatagaaaatcaatataaacataaaaagttcataaactaaattaagaaaataaataaaaggaacattaaacctgtgattacagaagataaaatcctaatcctaatataaatcctaatcctaatcctaagagagaggggagaacctctctctctagaaactacatctaaacctaaaattatgaattatgagttgATGAAAAACGTCTTGAGTCTCCGCATGTTCCCtgactttaatctgtgtttttgggccgaaaactgggtcaaaacgcggcccaaaattgcccccagtgaattctgttaactctgcagatcgcgcatgtcacgcgtaccgtcgtccacgcgtgcgcatctttcagcgtttttccttgccatgcgtgcgcgtcgtccacgcgttcgcgtcactcgtACAGATTCAATTCCATGCGTTCACGTTAGGCACGCGAACGCGTTACTGCGCTTtctctatttcgcgcggtcgtgtgagccatgcgtccgcgtcgcttctcgctggtcatctccttaatttcttgtgctccttacatttttgcaagcttcctctccattctctaagccattcctgccttataaattctgaaacacttaacgcacatatcacggcatcgaatggtataaaggagaaattaaaatacacaatttaaagctttaggaagcaagttttcactcATAGAATAAAtccaggaaggaattgtaaaaccatgcaaatcatatgaataagtgggtgaaaagatgatgaaaaccactcaaattagcacaagataaaccataaaatagtggtttttcAGGAGGTCtgcaggatttggaaaggggactgttagttagactgaagatctttagtcagttgccatttatggtttagtctatttataagctttgatttatctgttggaagttctaggattgccttcggctttcccaggacattatatgttagatatgtgggtactgttaccatactgagaaccgaacccatgcagattttgtgattttcagatgcaggtcgtgaggctactcgttgaggcatgctggagactactgaattagcgaagatccttggttctcgggactttattttggtttcatgtagatagttactatctccactaaataatatATACtgttgactcctcttagaggttgttttGGAGAACAGGTTTTGGTAGTTTGTCCGTGGAGTTTCCCTTGGGTTTCTTactttatgtttatatatatcttTGCAAACCAggtcttgagttttgatattcgtaTATTTGGCACTCTCTTGTTTATGCATTCGCGTTAGTCTATCCTTTATCTGTTTTGTTACGTTATTGATCGGAGTGTTGCACTTTTCCATTTAACGGTGTTGTTTTAcccccctttttcttcaaaggctcctagttataaacattcttcacactactatatgtactaTATTTTAcatttagaggtcgtaatacctcgccacctctgtcttatgacttaagcataaggctctgtgtggtagggtgttacattttggtatcagagcagttcgttcctgtagaacCTGAGGGACGGTCTGACTATGCTtatgtgcattctctgtatgtgtgtttatgtgctattagaatatctaactgatatacctagcataaacgttcatgagcatgcatttgggactttgaagcactagacttccaaTATTAAGACTGATAAatttgatatcgattgtttggtgtgcaTAGGAACTAGATGGAGCCTCGTGGACGTGGTCGAGGTCGTGGGAAAGGTCGTACTAGTGCTCAGGGACTGGGATTAACCCAAATGACCTGGTAAACTTTATGGCGgcattggagaacatggctgcagctatgcaggccactgctgCGGCGCTTGGGCAACAAATGAACTATAATGGCAATGGCAGAAGTGGAGATCAGGGCCCGATAATACTGGtaaccttcttaaaggttaatccacctaagttcaagggaaccaccaaccCCACTGAAGCCGATActtggtttcaggctatggagcgagcactgcaagcacaGTTGGTACCTGAAGAGCAGTGTGTTGAGtttgctacctatctgctcactggggaagcatcgcattggtggcaggaAACACGACGTcttctgcagcagggtgatgacccTATCACTTGGGATACCTTCTaggtggaattctataagaagtactttccaaattctgctaggacggccaaggaactggagttactgcagctgaagcagggtgctatgtttgtatctgagtatacagacaagtttgaggagctattcaggttttcccgCATGTTTCAGGAagctccgggagacttcgaggaatagaagtgcattaagtatgaaggagggctccggAGCGATTTCTTTagctcagtgggaccaatggagatcagaatcttctcagagttggtgaataagagcagggttgctgaagagtgtgtgaaaaagaCAGCTGCAGAGAGAGGAAGCCATAGGGGGCCATTCCCAtcgaaccgagggaagagctttgcttCGAGAGGTCCGCCTTTCAAGCGGGGAGGCTTTTTCAGGacgcccaacaacaacaactcacaagggaaaaggtttgggaagtaGCCTCAGAATGAGCAAGCTTGTGCTAGGTGcgggagtcaccatccgggagcgtcatggtagggtgttacattttggtatcagagcagttcgttcctgtagaacCTGAGGGACGGTCTGACTATGCTtatgtgcattctctgtatgtgtgtttatgtgctattagaatatctaactgatatacctagcataaacgttcatgagcatgcatttgggactttgaagcactagacttccaaTATTAAGACTGATAAatttgatatcgattgtttggtgtgcaTAGGAACTAGATGGAGCCTCGTGGACGTGGTCGAGGTCGTGGGAAAGGTCGTACTAGTGCTCAGGGACTGGGATTAACCCAAATGACCTGGTAAACTTTATGGCGgcattggagaacatggctgcagctatgcaggccactgctgCGGCGCTTGGGCAACAAATGAACTATAATGGCAATGGCAGAAGTGGAGATCAGGGCCCGATAATACTGGtaaccttcttaaaggttaatccacctaagttcaagggaaccaccaaccCCACTGAAGCCGATActtggtttcaggctatggagcgagcactgcaagcacaGTTGGTACCTGAAGAGCAGTGTGTTGAGtttgctacctatctgctcactggggaagcatcgcattggtggcaggaAACACGACGTcttctgcagcagggtgatgacccTATCACTTGGGATACCTTCTaggtggaattctataagaagtactttccaaattctgctaggacggccaaggaactggagttactgcagctgaagcagggtgctatgtttgtatctgagtatacagacaagtttgaggagctattcaggttttcccgCATGTTTCAGGAagctccgggagacttcgaggaatagaagtgcattaagtatgaaggagggctccggAGCGATTTCTTTagctcagtgggaccaatggagatcagaatcttctcagagttggtgaataagagcagggttgctgaagagtgtgtgaaaaagaCAGCTGCAGAGAGAGGAAGCCATAGGGGGCCATTCCCAtcgaaccgagggaagagctttgcttCGAGAGGTCCGCCTTTCAAGCGGGGAGGCTTTTTCAGGacgcccaacaacaacaactcacaagggaaaaggtttgggaagtaGCCTCAGAATGAGCAAGCTTGTGCTAGGTGcgggagtcaccatccgggagcgtcatgcaaggccggatggggcttGTGCTATTCTTGTGGTAAGGCGGGGCATAGAGCCTCAAACTGTCCAGAGAAGCAGAAGCAAGGTGCAGGGAGAGCACAGCagcctggtcgggtgttcaccacctcagctgcgGGTGccgagggatccgagacacttatccgaggtaactgtgaaatgactggtcaaattttaaatgctttatttgattcgggagcaacacattcattcattgcattcgaAAAAGCTAGTGACCTAGGATTGAAGGTTGTAGttttaggttatgacctaaaggtGTATAATGCCATCCATGAAGCCAtgataactaggctaggatgcttGCAAGTTTCATTTAGGGTTAAGCAACgtgattttatccattatttaaTCTGCTTGCCGATgaccggtcttgatcttatccTAGGTTTGGACTGGTTATCTAAGAACCATGTTCTGCTCGACTGTTCTGTAaaatcggtgtactttatgccgaaAGATACAAAAGGGCCAGTTGTGTTGAATAGTTATTACTTGAACTTTATGATGGTGAATTGTTCTGGGACCGAGTGTCAGGGTATTTTGTTGTTAACCGCAGGTGTTTTGGGTGATGATCAAAGCTTGGAGAAAATTCCGGTTGTGTGTGAGTTTTCAGAGGTGTTTCCCGACAATATTGATGAATtttcacctaaccgagaggttgagTTTCAATTGAATTAGTGCCTGGGGCCGGACCAATCTCGAGTGCTCCTTATATGATGTCATCGCTAGAGATggctgagctaaagtctcagctagaggatctgttgggtaagaactttatccgaccaagtgtttctccgtggggcgCGCCGGTGCTACTGGTAAAGAAAAAGATGGGAGTATACGgttctgtgtggattacaggcagctgaacaaggtcacaataaagaataagtaccaaTTTCCAAGGATTgacgatctcatggatcagttacaaggagccggggttttctccaagatcgatttgcgatctggttatcaccagataagggtgaggtgaggacatccctaagaccgctttcaggacttgTTATGGtgattacgagtacactgtaatgtcttttgagTTGACAAACGCTCatgcagtgtttatggattatatgaacagagtTTTTCGTCTGTTTCTGGAtgaattcgttgttgtcttcattgatgacatactgatttactccaagactgaagaagagcatgcaaaacacttgaggattgtgttgcaGATACTAAAGgaaaagaaactctatgcgaaactatCTAAATATGaattctggaagagtgaggtgaagttttcgGGGTCATGTGGTGAGTAAATAGGGGATAGCTGTAGATCCTtctaaggtggaagcagtgatggAGTGGAGGCAACCAAcctcagtaactgagataaggagttttctgggcttagctggCTACTACCGGAGGTTCATCAAGGGCTTTTCGCAAATAGCCTTGCCGTTGACAAGGTTAATCCGCAAGGATGCGCCGTTTGTTTGGGCTCTTGAGTGTGAGGAGAGCTTTCAAGCATTGAAGTGAAAGTTGACCACCACGCTtgtgttggtgttacctgagccgaacgaaccatttgaggtgtactgtgatgcctcactaaagggaatagggtgcgtgctgatgcagcatcgtaatgtggtggcgtatgcctcacgacagttgagacctcatgaagttaactACCCTATGCACGATTTGGAACTTCctgcggttgtgtttgccttgaaggtatGAAGGCATTACCTTTATGGGGTTAAGTTCCGAGTTTTCTCTGAttacaagagcttgaaatatctctttgatcagaaagagcttaatatgtggcagaggaggtggatggagttactgaaggactacgactttgagttgaattaccatccgagGAAAGCAAATGTAGTAGcagatgcgttaagtcggaagtcatTGTATcctgcttggatgatgcttcgagAAGAAGAGTTGCTCAAGGCATTCGAGAGTTTGAAGATTGGTACGCAATAAGTGTCTGGAACTCTATGTTTGAGTCAATTACaaatctcaagtgactttaaatCCGAGCTCCTAAAGGCTCATCAAGACGATGACGTGTTATCGAAGGTGTTGCCAGCTATTGAGCAAGGGAAGCAGTGGAGAGTATCAGAGGATCAAGacgggttatggagattcaagggtaggatcattgtgccggatgttggcactttgcggcaagatatcttaaaggaatcacacaaaagtggattttctacTCACCCagggagtactaagatgtaccatgatctaaaggcgatgttttggtgacCGGGTATGAAGAATAATATGGCAGAATATGTCTCAAAGTGTTTAACCTGTCAGAAAGTAAAGATCAAACACCAGAGACCTTCcaggatgttgcaacctttagaagttccgcaatggaaatgggagagcattgcgatggactttgtgtcaggattgccaaggactagagCCAGTTTTGACGTCGTCTGGATGGTTGTGGACTGGCTAACGAAGTCGGCTCATTTTCTACCCATTCGGATGAATTACACCCTTGAGGAACTAGCATGgttgtacataaaggagattgtgagactttgTGGTGTaccttgataaaccccgatttcgtgatttatcttgtgcttttttaggggattttaccaccttttcctatatttattcaatgaaatagcatggttttgtaattctcccttgaattgtgcttaagtgtaaaaacatgctttttaggcccttaaattggtgattttgattcacttaaattccattcgatgccttgatgtgtttgttgagtgatttcaggttcataaggcaagtattggatggaagaaatgagagaaaagcatacaaagaggagaatgcatgaagaaacaaagattgggaatgcatcaatgggcacgcagaagtggtttcgcataggcacgcacacgcgtacatgacgcgtccgcgcggatgaagaattagccaatcgacgcgcacgcgcacttggtgcgtacgcgccgatactctcacgtgacccacttaaaggcaaaatgctgggggcgatttctgagttgcccaagcccaaatccaacttgtttctgagtgtatttcatgcagaattgaagtccaagcaagggggagcaattagttgtaggattagcatcatgtagtgtagtttttagagagagagaagctccctcttctctctagaattagggttcttaggctattttgcatcttagatctagatccaacttcatgttttcatcttgtttcctttatgatttcttgttcctactacttgattttcttagttttcatattaatttctcttttatgtttcttttgtgatgatgaactcttgatggatttggatcccttttaatgcaatttaatgtttgatattcttttaattgttgatttgagttgtgaatttacttttcttgcaatttgtagttggtagattttactattcttgcacatttaccatgctttctttttataccttccaagtgtttgacaaaatgcttggttggatgttagagtagattttgagcattcttggcttggaaagagtaattaggcaatcttgagtcatgaaaactcaacttatgttggtgatctagagttgttagctagtatgatTTCCATTGaatctaatctcttgctaattcaattagtaggtgattaggacttttggattgcgattagctagtcttattagactttctccgagCATGAGGATAATATGATACTTTCTTCCATCTtcggggatgacgtaatgagataaattcttgtttattattgtgatatgattgattagtcttgtttgactttctccctaggtgttggagttgactaaataagataaattaatcattgtatgactaggatagaaagcctatgatctcaacctttgccatgaatatctctctttattacttgctttctttagttacttgtttgatttacttttcttgtcactTAAATTCTTGCctctttattttattgcccctcttatcaatcaaaaccccccttacatccttcatagccaataagcatacacttcattgcaattcctcgtgagacgacccggagtctaaatacttcgattatttcTTATGTGGgatttgttctttgtgacaaccaaatttttgatgtgggaattgtctgttggtgtagaactatacttgcaacgagaattcatccaattgaggaaattctataccgacacgacaaaaCTCGTCCATCATACctactactataatctctgatagagatcctcgtttcacttcgaggttttGGGGTGCATTTCAAAAGGCTTtcggaacccgattaagcttgagtatggcttaccatcctcaaacagatggtcaatccgagaggacaatcaaaacactagaggatatgttgagggcTTGTGTTCTGGACCAGCCGAccagttgggatcggtatatgccgttagtagagtttgcatacaattatagctaccatgcgagcatcggaatggctccgtatgaggcattgcacgggaggaaatgtcaatctccgctatgttggtatgaaactggGGAGAAAAGCTTGTTGGGaccggagatgatagctgagactactgaacaagtcaagaaaatccgagataggatactAACTGTGCATAGTCGTCAGAAAAGTTACGCCGATTAGAGGCGGAAGTCCTTGGAATTTGAGAAAGGAGACCATGTTTTCCTTAtggttactccaaccacaggagtaggtagggcaATTAAAGCGAAGAAGTTAAATCCTCACTACATCGGTCCATTTCAGATCTTGGAGAGGGTTGGACCAGTAGCATAACGGATGGCTCTACcactgacgttgggatttttgccagt
The DNA window shown above is from Arachis ipaensis cultivar K30076 chromosome B08, Araip1.1, whole genome shotgun sequence and carries:
- the LOC110265350 gene encoding uncharacterized protein LOC110265350 yields the protein MTGLDLILGLDWLSKNHVLLDCSVKSVYFMPKDTKGPVVLNSYYLNFMMVNCSGTECQGILLLTAGVLGDDQSLEKIPVVCEFSEVFPDNIDEFSPNREGIAVDPSKVEAVMEWRQPTSVTEIRSFLGLAGYYRRFIKGFSQIALPLTRLIRKDAPFVWALECEESFQALK